One genomic window of Elaeis guineensis isolate ETL-2024a chromosome 2, EG11, whole genome shotgun sequence includes the following:
- the LOC105058864 gene encoding LOW QUALITY PROTEIN: protein BREAST CANCER SUSCEPTIBILITY 1 homolog (The sequence of the model RefSeq protein was modified relative to this genomic sequence to represent the inferred CDS: inserted 2 bases in 2 codons), with protein MADLCNMEKMGRELKCPICWNLLNCAVSLACNHVFCNLCILKSMKSTSDCPVCKVPFCRREVRPAPHMDNLVSIYKSMEAAAGTNKFSTQLAPSAKYSALESTATDGLIQGNANKISGSAGTAVAHQGKSKRKRLSKKIQKENEKSGAKNSDCGPSKMPSFFGKKRIHVTPYPVSETPVRPEKNSKLGDSSIELKDNKEKNKNEKPAMEDQEDHLCSPFFWLREEEEENETAERLSSQHTADTPPPHNIPCFSDLKDSDYESPVKMTPTSKPNAGVAFDSEMFEWTQRACSPELCSTPIKEPTASRHRLDEIQEKECWNDLEIGIASRYGVPPENVEIGIPETRKRTLKNRRNNSKRQKKHVMSSVVSRPRCEVYNNAKNKIPTDSVEIAQDSIQENEETDKRSPTFGGKIPKQCNNPALHYQTKHLKFPTDHVYNSATIEASDSEQHLTIYTISKYKNEGKRVTGVVDKASXRNKESTIESKRKRIKNSRDGSVEGLKKAIDDSVAKILEEIPSNSISEAKGQKQNCKEKSLEHDEGSGNGHPRRGKNQEKQLSNAQRRMKNQTADLVVAKDPVQIPPMKTALGEKIKAAINLHEESESLVVKKSRKMRCHSLGDSILRKCESNHIQIQCFFCQSTNDTEDSGKMMHYFNGKPVAADFNGGVDVIHSHKNCTEWAPDVYFEDDIAINLAAEVTRSRRIKCSCCGIKGAALGCFEKSCRKSFHFTCAKLIPECRWDSENFVMLCPLHSSSKLPIETSETQKQTRKRYNLKGVSQSPSVSKPGNDTSPMWTWPSGSPCKWVICCSSLSDAEKDIVSEFTKMTGXPISKTWIPTVTHVIASTDKNGACKRTLKFLMAILDGKWILSMDWIKECMEAREPVDEEKYEITVDVHGISRGPQLGRLRAINKQPKLFHGISFYFSGDYTPSYKGYLQDLATKAGGTILQRKPISRDQEKLLDSSLTSTIFIIYSLENPEKNRCNDHALVFNRRRAEAQTLADASGGKVATNTWIIDSIAACKLQPLNLMSNNI; from the exons ATGGCGGATTTGTGTAACATGGAGAAGATGGGCAGAGAGCTCAAGTGCCCCATTTG TTGGAACCTCCTGAACTGTGCGGTATCACTTGCATGCAACCATGTCTTCTGCAA CTTATGCATTTTGAAATCGATGAAGTCCACGTCCGACTGCCCGGTCTGCAAAGTTCCATTCTGTCGAAGAG AAGTACGTCCCGCTCCTCACATGGATAACCTGGTAAGCATTTACAAGAGCATGGAAGCTGCAGCAGGGACTAACAAATTTTCCACTCAATTAGCACCTTCAGCCAAATATTCAG CTTTAGAGTCCACTGCAACAGATGGATTGATCCAAGGCAATGCTAACAAAATTTCTGGTTCGGCAGGAACTGCTGTGGCACATCAAGGCAAATCAAAGAGAAAACGATTAtctaagaaaattcaaaaagaaaatgaGAAATCTGGCGCCAAGAATTCTGATTGTGGTCCATCAAAAATGCCTTCTTTCTTTGGCAAGAAACGGATACATGTTACACCATACCCTGTCTCAGAGACTCCAGTGCGTCCTGAAAAGAATTCTAAATTAGGAGATTCAAGCATTGAGTTGAAAgataataaggaaaaaaataaaaatgagaaacCAGCTATGGAGGACCAGGAGGATCATTTGTGTTCACCTTTCTTTTggctgagagaagaagaagaagagaatgaaACTGCAGAGAGACTAAGCAGTCAGCACACAGCAGATACACCTCCTCCTCATAATATTCCTTGTTTTAGTGACCTCAAAGACTCTGACTATGAATCTCCGGTTAAAATGACCCCAACC AGCAAACCCAATGCTGGAGTAGCTTTTGATAGTGAAATGTTTGAGTGGACCCAAAGAGCCTGCTCTCCCGAACTATGTTCAACACCAATTAAAGAGCCG ACGGCAAGTAGGCACAGGCTTGATGAAATCCAAGAAAAAGAATGTTGGAATGACTTGGAGATTGGGATTGCATCAAGATATGGAGTCCCCCCTGAGAATGTTGAAATTGGAATTCCTGAAACCAGAAAAAGAACCCTTAAGAACAGAAGAAACAACAGTAAACGTCAGAAAAAACATGTGATGTCATCTGTTGTTTCAAGACCCAGATGCGAGGTCTACAACAATGCCAAAAATAAAATTCCTACTGATTCTGTGGAAATAGCTCAAGATTCAATTCAGGAAAATGAGGAAACTGATAAAAGGAGTCCAACTTTTGGAGGGAAAATACCGAAACAGTGCAACAATCCTGCTCTCCATTACCAAACAAAACATCTAAAATTTCCAACAGACCATGTTTACAATTCCGCCACAATTGAAGCATCTGATTCTGAACAGCATCTAACTATATATACTATATCAAAGTATAAGAATGAAGGGAAGAGGGTTACAGGTGTAGTAGATAAAGCCA AAAGGAACAAGGAATCCACCATCGAGTCAAAGAGAAAGCGCATAAAGAACTCTAGAGATGGTTCTGTGGAGGGCTTAAAGAAAGCAATAGATGATTCTGTAGCTAAGATACTTGAGGAAATACCTTCCAATTCTATCAGTGAAGCAAAAGGTCAGAAACAAAATTGTAAGGAAAAGAGTCTAGAACATGACGAAGGCTCTGGAAATGGTCACCCCAGAAGAGGAAAGAACCAGGAGAAGCAGTTATCAAATGCACAAAGAAGGATGAAAAACCAGACTGCTGACTTAGTTGTGGCAAAGGATCCTGTCCAAATTCCTCCCATGAAAACGGCTTTGGGTGAAAAAATTAAAGCTGCCATTAATCTCCATGAAGAATCCGAGAGCTTGGTTGTTAAAAAGTCAAGAAAGATGAGGTGCCATTCTCTTGGGGATAGCATTTTGAGGAAATGTGAAAGCAATCACATTCAGATTCAATGTTTTTTCTGTCAGTCTACAAATGATACAGAG GATTCTGGAAAAATGATGCATTATTTCAATGGCAAGCCTGTAGCTGCAGATTTTAACGGAGGTGTAGATGTCATACACTCTCACAAGAACTGCACAGAATG GGCACCAGATGTGTACTTTGAAGATGATATAGCCATCAACCTTGCAGCAGAGGTAACAAGAAGTAGAAGGATAAAATGCAGTTGTTGTGGCATCAAAGGGGCTGCACTTGGATGCTTTGAGAAAAGTTGTCGCAAGAGCTTCCACTTCACATGTGCTAAATTGATTCCAGAATGCCGATGGGACAGT GAAAATTTCGTGATGCTGTGCCCCCTTCATTCATCATCCAAATTGCCAATCGAAACTTCTGAGACCCAGAAGCAAACCAGAAAGAGATATAATTTGAAAGG AGTATCTCAAAGTCCATCAGTAAGTAAACCTGGTAATGACACGAGCCCGATGTGGACATGGCCTTCTGGATCACCTTGCAAGTGGGTCATCTGTTGCTCTTCTCTTTCTGATGCAGAGAAG GATATTGTCTCTGAATTCACAAAGATGACCG GTCCCATCAGTAAAACTTGGATTCCAACAGTTACTCATGTCATTGCATCAACAGACAAGAATGGGGCATGCAAAAGGACTCTTAAGTTCCTGATGGCCATCCTTGATGGAAAATGGATCTTATCAATGGATT GGATCAAAGAATGCATGGAGGCTAGGGAACCTGTTGATGAGGAGAAATATGAAATTACAGTTGATGTACATGGAATAAGCAGGGGCCCCCAGTTGGGAAGACTGAGGGCAATTAATAAG CAGCCAAAGCTCTTCCATGGAATCAGCTTTTATTTCAGTGGAGACTACACACCATCTTATAAAGGCTACCTGCAAGATCTCGCCACTAAAGCAGGAGGGACTATTTTGCAAAGGAAGCCCATTTCAAGAGACCAAGAAAAATTGTTGGATAGCTCCTTGACTTCTACAATCTTCATAATCTACAGCCTTGAGAATCCAGAGAAAAACAGATGCAACGATCATGCTTTGGTTTTTAACCGTAGAAGGGCGGAAGCTCAGACACTTGCTGATGCTTCTGGAGGCAAAGTGGCAACCAATACATGGATCATAGACTCCATTGCTGCTTGCAAACTGCAACCTCTTAACTTGATGTCCAACAATAtatga